A genomic window from Synechococcus sp. CBW1107 includes:
- a CDS encoding IS256 family transposase: MTLTHSGASELSQLMEGTTAGALIPEIVRRGFQDLLEAEVSALTGAQLHERCPDQRSTHRNGYRERLLTTQVGDLSLAIPRLRQGSFFPSWLEPRRRVDKALYAVVMEAYTGGISTRKVDALVEALGGASGISKSEVSRICQGLDEQVKAFLGRPLDHARFPYVYLDATYLHGRLGRNMQVVSRAVVVAIGINALGYREVLGIAVGDSEAEGFWRQFLGSLKERGLDGTRLVISDAHLGLTAAIKRMFQGSSWQRCRVHFLRNLLSHVPKAGQDMVAAAMKAVFVIQAPDQVRAHWQRVTEMLRKQFPGAVPVMEAARDDVLAFLHFPQEHWRKVWSTNPLERLNKEIKRRTNVVGIFPNDPAIVRLVGSQLLEQQEEWQLERRRFFSEATMAKIPEPEEPLELTDADPNAQPAATIS, encoded by the coding sequence ATGACCCTCACCCATAGTGGCGCCTCCGAGCTGAGCCAGCTCATGGAGGGCACCACCGCTGGCGCCCTGATCCCAGAGATCGTGCGCCGGGGTTTCCAGGACCTGCTGGAAGCCGAGGTTTCTGCCCTCACGGGCGCTCAACTCCATGAGCGCTGCCCCGATCAGCGCTCCACCCATCGCAACGGCTACCGGGAGCGGCTGCTCACCACCCAGGTGGGCGACCTCAGCCTGGCCATTCCCAGGTTGCGGCAGGGCAGCTTCTTTCCCAGCTGGCTGGAGCCACGCCGCCGGGTGGACAAGGCGCTCTACGCCGTGGTGATGGAGGCCTACACCGGCGGGATCTCCACCCGCAAGGTCGACGCCCTGGTGGAGGCGCTGGGCGGGGCCAGCGGCATCTCCAAATCGGAGGTGAGCCGCATCTGCCAGGGGCTCGATGAGCAGGTGAAAGCCTTTCTGGGCCGGCCGCTTGACCATGCCCGCTTTCCCTACGTCTACCTCGACGCCACCTACCTCCACGGCCGCCTGGGCCGAAATATGCAGGTGGTGTCGCGGGCGGTGGTGGTGGCGATCGGCATCAATGCCCTCGGCTACCGCGAAGTTCTCGGCATTGCCGTGGGCGACAGCGAGGCGGAGGGCTTCTGGCGTCAGTTCCTGGGCTCACTCAAGGAGCGTGGCCTCGACGGCACCCGCCTGGTGATCTCGGATGCCCACCTGGGCCTGACGGCAGCGATCAAGCGGATGTTCCAGGGCAGTAGCTGGCAGAGGTGCCGGGTGCACTTCCTGCGCAACCTGCTGAGCCATGTGCCCAAGGCCGGCCAGGACATGGTGGCCGCTGCCATGAAAGCGGTGTTCGTGATCCAGGCTCCAGATCAGGTGCGCGCCCACTGGCAGCGGGTCACCGAGATGCTGCGCAAGCAGTTCCCCGGCGCCGTGCCCGTGATGGAAGCCGCCCGGGACGACGTGCTGGCCTTCCTGCACTTCCCCCAGGAGCACTGGCGCAAGGTCTGGAGCACCAACCCGCTCGAGCGCCTCAACAAGGAGATCAAACGCCGCACCAACGTGGTCGGCATCTTCCCCAATGATCCAGCGATCGTGCGCCTGGTGGGCAGCCAGCTGCTGGAGCAGCAGGAGGAATGGCAGCTGGAGCGTCGCCGCTTCTTCTCTGAGGCCACCATGGCCAAGATCCCAGAGCCAGAAGAGCCCTTGGAGCTCACCGATGCAGATCCGAACGCCCAGCCGGCTGCAACCATCAGCTGA